The following are from one region of the Streptomyces decoyicus genome:
- a CDS encoding inorganic phosphate transporter, producing the protein MEHITLLIGIVIVTALVFDFTNGFHDTANAMATTISTGALRPKTAVAMSAGLNLVGAFLSVEVAKTISGGIIDESAGIRPEVIFAGLVGAIVWNLLTWLAGLPSSSSHALFGGLIGATLVSVGTNGVHGDAVVMKVLIPAVAAPVVAGLAAMAATRLTYRLTRNRDETDTAKGYRAGQIASAALVSLAHGTNDAQKTMGVITLALITGGVVAPHADPPLWVIASAGLAIALGTYLGGWRIIRTMGKGITDIQPPQGFAAQTGAAATILASSHLGFALSTTQVCSGSVMGSGLGRKGGVVRWSTAGRMVLAWGLTLPAAGAVAAGAAFLAGQGNWGVAAVAILALGICGAIWAASRRKPIDHTNVNEGPAVEPAGVVTTALRSVSPPPAGQPAPVADAPETAEVPAPASGTETSTTSAPRAKAATVSR; encoded by the coding sequence ATGGAACACATCACGCTTCTCATCGGGATCGTGATCGTCACGGCCTTGGTGTTCGACTTTACGAACGGCTTCCACGACACGGCCAATGCAATGGCCACCACCATCTCCACCGGGGCGTTGCGACCCAAGACCGCGGTGGCGATGTCGGCAGGGCTCAACCTCGTCGGTGCGTTTCTGTCCGTGGAGGTGGCCAAGACCATCTCCGGGGGGATCATCGACGAGAGCGCCGGCATCAGACCTGAAGTGATCTTCGCCGGCCTGGTCGGCGCCATCGTCTGGAACCTGCTGACCTGGCTCGCGGGCCTCCCCTCCAGTTCCTCCCACGCTCTCTTCGGCGGTCTGATCGGCGCGACCCTGGTGTCCGTCGGCACCAACGGGGTGCATGGCGACGCCGTCGTGATGAAGGTGCTGATCCCCGCAGTGGCCGCCCCGGTCGTCGCGGGCCTGGCCGCGATGGCGGCGACCCGGCTCACCTACCGGCTGACCCGCAACCGCGACGAGACGGACACCGCCAAGGGCTACCGCGCGGGGCAGATCGCCTCCGCCGCCCTGGTCTCCCTCGCCCACGGCACCAACGACGCCCAGAAGACGATGGGTGTGATCACGCTCGCGCTGATCACCGGCGGCGTGGTCGCCCCGCACGCCGACCCGCCGCTGTGGGTCATCGCCTCGGCCGGTCTCGCCATCGCGCTCGGTACATACCTGGGCGGCTGGCGGATCATCCGCACGATGGGCAAGGGCATCACCGACATCCAGCCGCCGCAGGGCTTCGCTGCCCAGACCGGCGCCGCGGCCACCATCCTGGCCTCCTCCCACCTCGGCTTCGCGCTCTCCACCACCCAGGTCTGCTCCGGTTCCGTGATGGGCTCGGGCCTGGGCCGCAAGGGCGGCGTGGTGCGCTGGTCCACGGCCGGCCGGATGGTCCTCGCCTGGGGCCTGACGCTGCCGGCCGCGGGTGCGGTCGCGGCGGGCGCCGCGTTCCTCGCCGGACAGGGCAACTGGGGCGTGGCGGCGGTGGCGATCCTCGCGCTGGGCATCTGCGGCGCGATCTGGGCCGCCTCCCGGCGCAAGCCGATCGACCACACCAACGTCAACGAAGGCCCGGCCGTGGAGCCGGCCGGCGTGGTGACCACCGCGCTGCGCAGTGTCTCCCCTCCCCCGGCAGGCCAGCCGGCCCCGGTGGCCGACGCACCGGAAACCGCCGAGGTGCCGGCCCCGGCATCCGGCACCGAAACCTCCACGACATCCGCCCCGCGTGCCAAGGCCGCGACGGTCTCCCGCTAG
- a CDS encoding class II aldolase/adducin family protein, with product MKDHADRLAEAWGELVATARRTVADGLVVGTSGNVSRRIKDLILVTPSGVPYDRLGPGDTTAVDLEGRQIIGTLRPTSELPMHLAVYRSTPATAVVHTHAPYATAVSTLVPELPPVHYMAAALGGPVRVAPYALYGSDELAAHMLDALRDRTGCLLRNHGTLTYGDSLDQALDRTAQLEWMCRVWLIASSVPGHTPSLLSAGQLDAAAAQLRGYGPQG from the coding sequence ATGAAGGACCACGCCGACCGCCTCGCCGAAGCCTGGGGCGAACTGGTCGCCACCGCCCGCAGGACCGTCGCCGACGGCCTGGTCGTCGGCACCTCGGGCAATGTGTCACGCCGCATCAAGGACCTGATCCTGGTCACCCCCAGCGGCGTCCCCTACGACCGGCTCGGGCCCGGCGACACCACCGCGGTCGACCTCGAAGGACGCCAGATCATCGGCACGCTCCGGCCGACCAGCGAACTCCCGATGCATCTGGCGGTCTACCGCAGCACCCCGGCCACCGCCGTCGTCCACACCCACGCCCCGTATGCCACCGCCGTCTCCACCCTGGTCCCCGAACTCCCGCCGGTCCACTACATGGCCGCGGCGCTCGGCGGCCCCGTGCGGGTCGCCCCCTATGCCCTGTACGGCAGCGACGAGCTCGCCGCGCACATGCTCGACGCGCTCCGCGACCGCACCGGCTGCCTGTTGCGGAACCACGGCACCCTCACCTACGGCGACAGCCTCGACCAGGCACTGGACCGCACCGCCCAGCTGGAGTGGATGTGCCGGGTATGGCTCATCGCGAGCTCCGTACCGGGCCATACGCCGAGCCTGTTGTCGGCCGGTCAGCTCGACGCGGCCGCCGCACAGCTGCGCGGCTACGGCCCGCAGGGCTGA
- a CDS encoding caspase family protein, with translation MSEYDARGKVNRALLICVDDYRTLRPLPAVKDNARELERALLAPGTDLFTKGEVVTCRPQEPWEVEQALDTVVQEARGLLLVYFSGHGRVGRDGGNLQLMVGASERRHKTVSWQDTVLSYLDNARADRIVIVLECCYAGNGSEAFHSCRNPTSLLMAAQPNRRIFSGEEPTGGSVFTRALVQTLERGIPGKRFVTFEDLVRDLREQLAGERTPMGDVWEPRSAKHNTVDDVILSFATPEDRPPTPLRIRLRRWLKSYFRHWPRLLLILAIVFVPATTGVVLLHLANGEAPCPPALELRLLTAPEAEPALRQAAFDYEMSQANTRPLSGEGDLPDGCRRAQITVYSAAKDQVAQGFAAADRWQGEAHGTGKGRPGDQGIDPLHRPGPQPDIWIPESTADYYEARRGMPATGSPATLHYSAPVAYTPLVVGIPARRRLDDVELAGASWQELLTGTDSTHHDLKLLRPSPVLSGTGLLHTIGLYLAHDGSGTATGAPDLTLARHAEERLAAPGSQYAGSTELLCSLRPDTDAAGSVDRTKSAPLVSEKSLADYNLGRATGSCPALDAPLPLRDRYVAYYPANVPALDHPLVRVDWQGATDATPRQAAVADFAQWLRARDGGQRTLTAQGYRGVRDSGPRQGSPLLDSRADVSPLASTIPFTADPGQVSRVLDGYDKAQRSSQVLILMDASTSMADGGKLPIALSAAGRAVELVGARHTYGLWTFPDRAHPEDRDAVRELVPLGSADPAPGKAALARIAGSPDGELVDHGAAMEEALTRAVRKMKTSSATNKAIVLILDQDDGAGAGRAAGVERTLSALVKEGPRVPLLVLAMGRSGCDTFALQQLAGASHGQCVPSGPQAVDTLAGRIASIGTATKGDR, from the coding sequence ATGTCCGAATACGACGCACGGGGCAAGGTCAACCGGGCGCTGCTGATCTGTGTCGACGACTACCGCACGCTGCGCCCGCTCCCCGCGGTGAAGGACAACGCCCGGGAACTGGAGCGGGCCCTGCTCGCCCCCGGCACCGACCTGTTCACCAAGGGCGAGGTCGTCACCTGCCGGCCCCAGGAGCCCTGGGAGGTGGAACAGGCGCTGGACACCGTCGTCCAGGAGGCGCGCGGTCTGCTGCTGGTGTACTTCTCCGGCCACGGCCGGGTGGGCCGCGACGGCGGCAATCTGCAACTCATGGTCGGCGCCTCGGAACGGCGTCACAAGACCGTCTCCTGGCAGGACACCGTGCTGTCCTATCTGGACAACGCGCGGGCCGACCGGATCGTGATCGTCCTGGAGTGCTGTTACGCCGGCAATGGGAGCGAGGCCTTCCACTCCTGTCGCAACCCCACGTCGCTGCTGATGGCCGCGCAGCCCAACCGCCGTATCTTCAGCGGCGAGGAGCCCACCGGCGGCAGCGTCTTCACCCGCGCCCTGGTACAGACCCTGGAACGGGGCATCCCCGGCAAACGGTTCGTCACCTTCGAGGACCTCGTCCGGGACCTGCGCGAACAACTGGCCGGTGAACGGACCCCGATGGGCGATGTCTGGGAACCGCGCTCGGCGAAGCACAACACCGTCGACGACGTCATCCTGTCCTTCGCCACTCCCGAGGACCGCCCGCCGACCCCGCTGCGGATCCGCTTACGCCGCTGGCTGAAGTCCTACTTCCGGCACTGGCCCAGACTCCTGCTGATCCTGGCGATCGTCTTCGTACCGGCCACCACGGGCGTCGTCCTGCTCCACCTCGCGAACGGCGAGGCGCCCTGCCCGCCCGCCCTCGAACTGCGGCTGCTCACCGCCCCCGAGGCCGAACCCGCGCTGCGCCAGGCGGCCTTCGACTACGAGATGTCCCAGGCCAACACCCGGCCCCTCAGCGGCGAGGGCGACCTCCCCGACGGCTGCCGGCGCGCCCAGATCACCGTGTACTCCGCCGCCAAGGACCAGGTCGCCCAGGGCTTCGCGGCCGCCGACCGCTGGCAGGGCGAGGCACACGGCACCGGCAAGGGGCGGCCGGGCGACCAGGGCATCGACCCCCTCCACCGGCCGGGACCGCAGCCCGACATCTGGATCCCGGAATCCACCGCCGACTACTACGAGGCCCGCCGCGGTATGCCCGCCACGGGCTCCCCCGCGACCCTGCACTACTCCGCCCCGGTCGCCTACACCCCCCTGGTCGTCGGCATCCCGGCGCGCCGGCGGCTGGACGACGTCGAACTGGCCGGCGCCTCCTGGCAGGAGCTGCTCACCGGAACCGACAGCACCCACCACGACCTCAAGCTCCTGCGACCGAGCCCCGTGCTGTCCGGCACCGGTCTGCTGCACACCATCGGCCTCTACCTCGCCCACGACGGCTCGGGCACCGCAACGGGCGCGCCCGACCTCACCCTCGCCCGGCACGCCGAGGAGCGGCTCGCCGCCCCGGGCAGCCAGTACGCGGGCAGCACCGAACTGCTGTGTTCGCTGCGGCCCGATACCGACGCCGCCGGCTCCGTCGACCGGACGAAGTCCGCGCCCCTGGTGTCGGAGAAGTCCCTCGCCGACTACAACCTGGGCCGCGCCACCGGCAGTTGCCCGGCCCTGGACGCCCCGCTGCCGCTGCGCGACCGCTACGTCGCCTACTACCCCGCGAACGTCCCCGCGCTCGACCACCCCCTGGTCCGCGTCGACTGGCAGGGCGCCACGGACGCCACCCCGCGGCAGGCCGCCGTGGCGGACTTCGCGCAGTGGCTGCGCGCCCGGGACGGCGGCCAGCGCACCCTGACCGCGCAGGGCTACCGCGGGGTGCGGGACAGCGGCCCGCGGCAGGGTTCACCGCTGCTCGACAGCCGCGCGGACGTCAGCCCCCTCGCCTCCACGATCCCCTTCACCGCGGACCCGGGACAGGTCTCCCGGGTCCTGGACGGCTACGACAAGGCGCAGCGGTCCAGCCAGGTGCTGATCCTCATGGACGCCTCCACCTCCATGGCGGACGGCGGCAAGCTCCCGATCGCCCTGAGCGCGGCCGGACGCGCCGTGGAACTGGTCGGCGCACGGCACACCTACGGCCTGTGGACCTTCCCGGACCGCGCACATCCCGAGGACCGTGACGCGGTACGCGAGCTGGTCCCGCTCGGCAGCGCCGACCCCGCCCCGGGCAAGGCCGCGCTGGCCCGGATCGCGGGCAGTCCGGACGGCGAACTGGTCGACCACGGTGCCGCGATGGAGGAGGCGCTGACCCGCGCCGTGCGGAAGATGAAGACGTCCTCGGCCACCAACAAGGCCATCGTGCTCATCCTCGACCAGGACGACGGCGCGGGCGCCGGGCGCGCGGCGGGCGTGGAACGCACCCTCAGCGCACTCGTCAAGGAGGGGCCCCGCGTGCCCCTCCTGGTACTGGCGATGGGCAGATCGGGGTGTGACACCTTCGCCCTCCAGCAACTGGCCGGCGCCTCCCACGGCCAGTGCGTGCCCAGCGGTCCGCAGGCCGTCGACACGCTGGCCGGACGGATCGCCTCCATCGGCACGGCCACGAAGGGGGACCGATGA
- a CDS encoding putative cobaltochelatase has protein sequence MTTAHNTTPQYPFTAVVGMDDLRLALLLNAVSPAVGGVLVRGEKGTAKSTAVRALSALMPHVDVVGGCRFACAPDAPDPGCPDGPHETGAVEDRPTRMVELPVGASEDRLVGALDIERALSEGVKAFEPGLLADAHRGILYVDEVNLLHDHLVDLLLDAAAMGASYVEREGVSVRHAARFLLVGTMNPEEGELRPQLLDRFGLTVEVSASREPDQRVSVVRRRLAYDADPAGFAARWAAEEDELRHRIAAARELLPGVTLGDAALRQIAATCAAFEVDGMRADIVMARTATALAAWAGRTDVLEEDVRQAALLALPHRRRRNPFDAPGLDEDKLDRTLEEFGGADEGTDGADDPDPDGPDGGPDGGGPDGGGQPPQDGGPEESSQTQSPELPHQQEREAPQSPEGPEAPEAPERQEQPAAPEQSQEGAPGAGGQKAAVGATEPFRTRRLDVPGLGEGADGRRSRARTAHGRTTGARRPHGALGKLHLAATVQAAAPHQRARGRSGRGLVVRRDDLREAVREGREGNLVLFVVDASGSMAARKRMSAVKGAVLSLLLDAYQRRDKIGMITFRGTGAELALPPTSSVEAGAARLEQLPTGGRTPLSEGLLRAHEVLRVERMRDASRRPLLVVVTDGRATGGPEPVGRAARAARLLAGEGTASVVVDCEAGPVRLGLAGELARELQGTAITLDELRADSVSALVRTVQGNRKAA, from the coding sequence ATGACAACCGCTCACAACACCACCCCGCAGTACCCCTTCACCGCGGTGGTCGGGATGGACGATCTGCGGCTGGCGCTGCTGCTGAACGCGGTCAGCCCCGCGGTGGGCGGTGTGCTGGTCCGCGGGGAGAAGGGCACCGCCAAGAGCACCGCCGTGCGGGCACTGTCGGCACTGATGCCCCATGTGGACGTGGTCGGCGGCTGCCGCTTCGCCTGTGCCCCCGACGCGCCCGACCCCGGCTGCCCCGACGGGCCGCACGAGACGGGTGCCGTCGAGGACCGCCCGACGCGGATGGTCGAACTGCCCGTCGGCGCCTCCGAGGACCGGCTGGTCGGTGCGCTGGACATCGAGCGGGCGCTGTCGGAGGGCGTGAAGGCCTTCGAGCCGGGCCTGCTGGCGGATGCGCACCGCGGCATCCTGTACGTCGACGAGGTCAACCTCCTCCACGACCACCTGGTGGACCTGCTGCTGGACGCGGCCGCCATGGGCGCCTCGTATGTGGAGCGCGAGGGCGTGTCCGTACGGCATGCGGCCCGGTTCCTGCTCGTCGGCACCATGAACCCCGAAGAGGGCGAGCTGCGGCCGCAGTTGCTGGACCGGTTCGGGCTCACCGTCGAGGTCTCCGCCTCGCGCGAGCCCGACCAGCGGGTGTCGGTGGTCCGGCGCCGGCTGGCGTACGACGCCGATCCGGCGGGCTTCGCGGCACGCTGGGCGGCCGAGGAGGACGAGCTGCGCCACCGCATCGCCGCGGCACGGGAGTTGCTGCCGGGCGTGACGCTGGGGGACGCGGCGCTGCGGCAGATCGCGGCGACCTGCGCGGCGTTCGAGGTGGACGGGATGCGCGCGGACATCGTGATGGCGCGTACCGCCACGGCACTGGCCGCATGGGCCGGGCGGACGGACGTCCTGGAGGAGGACGTGCGGCAGGCGGCGCTGCTGGCGCTGCCGCACCGCCGGCGCCGTAACCCCTTCGACGCGCCCGGCCTGGACGAGGACAAGCTCGACCGCACGCTGGAGGAGTTCGGCGGGGCGGACGAGGGCACGGACGGCGCGGACGACCCGGACCCGGACGGGCCGGACGGCGGCCCCGACGGGGGCGGTCCGGACGGCGGCGGACAGCCGCCGCAGGACGGCGGGCCGGAGGAGTCTTCCCAGACGCAGAGCCCCGAACTCCCGCACCAGCAGGAGCGGGAGGCTCCCCAGTCCCCCGAGGGCCCCGAGGCCCCGGAGGCCCCCGAACGGCAGGAGCAGCCCGCCGCTCCCGAGCAGTCCCAGGAGGGCGCCCCGGGCGCGGGCGGCCAGAAGGCGGCGGTCGGCGCCACCGAGCCGTTCCGTACCCGGCGGCTGGATGTGCCGGGCCTGGGCGAGGGCGCGGACGGCCGCCGGTCGCGGGCGCGGACCGCGCACGGCCGGACGACCGGTGCCCGGCGTCCGCACGGCGCCCTGGGCAAGCTGCACCTGGCGGCGACCGTGCAGGCCGCGGCGCCGCACCAGCGGGCCCGCGGCCGCAGCGGCCGGGGGCTGGTGGTGCGCCGGGACGATCTGCGCGAGGCGGTACGCGAGGGGCGGGAGGGCAATCTGGTCCTGTTCGTCGTGGACGCGTCCGGTTCGATGGCGGCGCGCAAGCGGATGAGCGCGGTCAAGGGCGCGGTGCTCTCGCTGCTGCTGGACGCCTACCAGCGGCGCGACAAGATCGGCATGATCACCTTCCGTGGCACCGGCGCCGAACTGGCGCTGCCCCCGACCTCCTCGGTCGAGGCGGGTGCGGCGCGGCTGGAGCAGCTGCCGACGGGCGGCCGTACGCCGCTGTCGGAGGGGCTGCTGCGGGCCCATGAGGTGCTGCGGGTCGAGCGGATGCGGGATGCCTCGCGGCGGCCGCTGCTCGTGGTCGTCACCGACGGACGGGCCACCGGCGGCCCGGAGCCCGTCGGACGGGCCGCCCGCGCGGCCCGGCTGCTGGCCGGCGAGGGCACCGCTTCGGTGGTCGTGGACTGTGAGGCCGGTCCGGTGCGGCTGGGCCTCGCGGGCGAGCTGGCCCGTGAGCTCCAGGGCACCGCGATCACCCTCGACGAACTGCGCGCGGACAGCGTCTCCGCGCTCGTACGGACCGTGCAAGGCAACAGGAAGGCCGCGTAA
- a CDS encoding cobyric acid synthase: MNGRFKASGGAVGGGLLVAGTTSDAGKSVVTAGICRWLARQGVRVAPFKAQNMSLNSFVTREGAEIGRAQAMQAAAARVEPTALMNPVLLKPGSDRSSQVVLLGKPVGELSARGYFGDAGGPSSGKTLYAGRREELLGTVTDCLQELRRTYDAVICEGAGSPAEINLRRTDIVNMGLARAARIPVMVVGDIDRGGVFASFFGTTALLSKEDQALVAGYLVNKFRGDVTLLEPGLAMLRGLTGRQTLGVLPFSHGLGIDEEDGMGVPPARTKSRAWGRVSLRGAVRESVVAPPHGAQVLRVAVAAVPLMSNFTDVDALAAEPGVVVRFVDRAEELADADLVVLPGTRGTVRALEWLRERGLADAVARRAAEGRPVLGICGGYQMLGERIEDDIESKAGTVDGLGLLPVRVRFAAEKTLARPVGEALGEPVAGYEIHHGVAEVTGGDEEFLDGCRAGSVWGTHWHGSLESDGFRRAFLRRVAADAGRAFVPAPDTSFATLREEQLDRLGDLIEEHADTAALLRLIEEGVPEGLPFVPPGAP, encoded by the coding sequence GTGAACGGGCGGTTCAAGGCATCCGGAGGGGCCGTCGGCGGTGGCCTGTTGGTGGCCGGTACGACGTCCGACGCCGGCAAGAGCGTGGTGACGGCGGGCATCTGCCGCTGGCTGGCCCGGCAGGGCGTCCGGGTGGCGCCGTTCAAGGCGCAGAACATGTCGCTGAACTCGTTCGTCACGCGCGAGGGCGCGGAGATCGGACGGGCCCAGGCGATGCAGGCCGCCGCGGCGCGGGTGGAGCCGACCGCGCTGATGAATCCCGTGCTGCTCAAGCCCGGCAGCGACCGCAGCAGCCAGGTGGTGCTGCTGGGGAAGCCGGTGGGGGAGCTCAGCGCGCGGGGGTACTTCGGGGACGCCGGGGGGCCGTCCTCCGGGAAGACGCTGTATGCCGGGCGCCGGGAGGAGTTGCTCGGCACGGTCACCGACTGCCTCCAGGAGCTGCGGCGGACGTACGACGCGGTGATCTGCGAGGGCGCCGGCAGCCCCGCCGAGATCAATCTGCGGCGTACCGACATCGTGAACATGGGCCTGGCACGGGCCGCCCGTATTCCGGTGATGGTGGTCGGCGACATCGACCGTGGCGGGGTGTTCGCCTCCTTCTTCGGCACCACCGCGCTGCTGTCCAAGGAGGACCAGGCGCTGGTCGCCGGGTATCTGGTCAACAAGTTCCGGGGCGATGTGACGCTGCTGGAGCCGGGGCTTGCGATGCTGCGCGGCCTCACCGGACGGCAGACGCTGGGGGTGCTGCCCTTCTCCCACGGCCTCGGCATCGACGAGGAGGACGGGATGGGGGTCCCCCCTGCTCGAACGAAGTCGAGAGCTTGGGGGAGGGTGTCGCTGCGCGGCGCGGTGCGCGAGAGCGTGGTGGCGCCGCCGCACGGCGCCCAGGTGCTCCGGGTGGCGGTCGCCGCCGTACCGCTGATGTCGAACTTCACGGACGTGGACGCGCTGGCCGCGGAACCGGGCGTGGTGGTGCGGTTCGTGGACCGGGCCGAGGAGCTGGCCGACGCGGACCTGGTGGTGCTGCCGGGGACCCGGGGCACGGTCCGGGCGCTGGAGTGGCTGCGCGAGCGCGGGCTGGCGGACGCGGTCGCCCGGCGGGCCGCCGAGGGCCGCCCGGTGCTGGGCATCTGCGGCGGGTACCAGATGCTGGGCGAGCGCATCGAGGACGACATCGAGTCGAAGGCGGGCACGGTCGACGGGCTGGGACTGCTGCCCGTACGGGTGCGGTTCGCGGCGGAGAAGACCCTGGCGCGGCCGGTCGGCGAGGCGCTGGGCGAGCCGGTGGCGGGTTACGAGATCCACCACGGGGTCGCCGAAGTGACCGGCGGGGACGAGGAGTTCTTGGACGGCTGCCGGGCCGGCTCCGTATGGGGCACGCACTGGCACGGCTCGCTGGAGAGCGACGGCTTCCGGCGGGCCTTCCTGCGGCGGGTCGCGGCGGACGCGGGCCGGGCGTTCGTCCCCGCCCCCGACACCAGCTTCGCCACCCTGCGCGAGGAGCAGCTGGACCGGCTGGGCGATCTGATCGAGGAGCACGCGGACACCGCCGCGCTGCTCCGGCTGATCGAGGAGGGGGTGCCGGAGGGGCTGCCGTTCGTGCCTCCGGGAGCGCCATGA
- a CDS encoding cobalamin biosynthesis protein gives MRGEHAGYACGAALGFLADLIAADPRRGHPVAAFGRAAGAVERRLWRDHRGYGTAHAVVCAGGAAAGAALLQRAVKGAAVSPSPLRNGARVALTAATVWAVLGGTSLGREARAVGGALTAGDLDVARERLPHLCGRDPQALDGPQMARAVVESVAENTSDAVVGALVWGALGGVPGLVAFRAVNTLDAMVGHRSPRHLRFGWASARLDDLAGWPGSRLTAALTVLAGPDRRGALRAWRADGGAHPSPNAGPVEASFAGALGVRLGGTLAYGGRVEHRPVLNEGAPPVAVADIERAVRLSRRVSALALVTTVAARLAFGAARRAPLRTGRPSAGAVTRKAARAVARTVHDSRGPGA, from the coding sequence ATGCGCGGCGAACACGCGGGATATGCGTGCGGCGCGGCCCTCGGCTTCCTCGCCGACCTGATCGCGGCGGACCCTCGGCGCGGCCACCCGGTGGCCGCCTTCGGCCGGGCCGCGGGCGCCGTCGAGCGCCGGCTGTGGCGCGATCACCGCGGATACGGGACGGCGCATGCCGTGGTGTGTGCGGGCGGTGCCGCCGCCGGTGCCGCGCTGCTTCAGCGCGCCGTGAAGGGCGCTGCCGTTTCCCCGTCCCCCCTCCGCAACGGCGCCCGGGTCGCACTGACCGCGGCGACGGTCTGGGCCGTGCTGGGCGGCACCTCGCTCGGCCGGGAGGCGCGGGCCGTCGGCGGTGCGCTGACGGCGGGTGATCTGGACGTGGCGCGGGAGCGGCTGCCGCATCTGTGCGGGCGCGATCCGCAGGCGCTGGACGGGCCGCAGATGGCCCGCGCGGTGGTGGAGTCGGTCGCCGAGAACACCTCCGACGCGGTGGTGGGCGCCCTCGTCTGGGGCGCACTGGGCGGGGTGCCCGGCCTGGTGGCGTTCCGGGCGGTGAACACCCTGGATGCGATGGTGGGGCACAGGTCGCCGCGCCACCTCCGCTTCGGCTGGGCCTCGGCCCGGCTCGACGATCTCGCCGGCTGGCCCGGCTCCCGGCTGACCGCCGCACTGACCGTGCTCGCGGGCCCCGACCGGCGCGGTGCGCTGCGGGCCTGGCGGGCGGACGGCGGCGCGCACCCGAGCCCCAACGCGGGCCCGGTGGAGGCGTCGTTCGCGGGCGCGCTGGGCGTACGGCTGGGCGGCACGCTGGCGTACGGCGGGCGGGTGGAGCACCGTCCGGTGCTCAACGAGGGGGCGCCGCCGGTCGCGGTGGCCGACATCGAACGGGCGGTGCGGCTCTCGCGCCGGGTGAGCGCGCTGGCGTTGGTGACGACGGTGGCCGCGCGGCTGGCGTTCGGCGCCGCGCGGCGGGCCCCGCTGCGTACCGGCCGCCCGTCCGCAGGTGCAGTGACGCGCAAGGCCGCGCGGGCGGTCGCGCGTACGGTTCACGACAGCCGGGGTCCCGGCGCATGA
- a CDS encoding alpha/beta hydrolase encodes MRLVTAAAVAATTVIGAGAAAVAVGRYASDIALKPSPDDPFPGDSRLTVHSATEERIALTRSLASLRPGTYGLTGSGCHAVIGDVIHGVPHPADAVVRRLVRVTHGTLKPGNRMRLTPQVHLGNPRDALGLDCADVDIPGELDALPAWFLPGVRDTWVITTHGLGTTREHPMVLMPFLHRHRLPVLDLAYRNDIGGPRTADGINHLGDSEWRDLDAAIRYAVRYGAQDVVLYGWSTGATMALRAAAHSALRARISGLVLDSPVLDRNATIRALATARRVPRALLPLVVRAAEGSTGVPLDRPADAVDPDVLNVPILLFHGPDDLIAPWTASRSLAARRADLITLQPVPHAPHAAMWNADPPSYEEALRRFLTPLM; translated from the coding sequence GTGCGCCTGGTTACCGCGGCGGCCGTGGCCGCCACCACCGTGATCGGTGCCGGGGCGGCCGCCGTGGCGGTCGGCCGGTACGCCAGCGACATTGCCCTGAAACCATCGCCCGACGACCCTTTCCCGGGCGACTCCCGCCTCACCGTGCACTCCGCCACCGAGGAGCGCATCGCCCTCACCCGCAGTCTGGCGTCCCTGCGCCCCGGCACCTACGGGCTCACCGGCTCCGGCTGCCATGCGGTGATCGGCGACGTCATCCACGGCGTCCCGCACCCCGCCGATGCGGTCGTACGCCGCCTGGTGCGGGTTACGCACGGCACCCTCAAACCGGGCAACCGGATGCGGCTCACCCCGCAGGTGCACCTCGGCAACCCCCGTGACGCCCTCGGCCTCGACTGCGCCGACGTCGACATCCCGGGTGAACTGGACGCCCTCCCGGCATGGTTCCTCCCCGGCGTCCGCGACACCTGGGTCATCACCACACACGGGCTGGGCACCACCCGCGAACACCCCATGGTGCTCATGCCGTTCCTGCACCGCCACCGGCTGCCCGTCCTCGACCTGGCCTACCGCAACGACATCGGTGGCCCGCGCACCGCCGACGGCATCAACCACCTCGGCGACAGCGAGTGGCGCGACCTGGACGCGGCGATCCGCTACGCGGTCCGCTACGGCGCCCAGGACGTCGTCCTCTACGGCTGGTCCACCGGCGCGACCATGGCGCTGCGCGCCGCCGCCCACTCCGCACTGCGCGCCCGGATCAGCGGCCTGGTCCTGGACTCCCCGGTCCTCGACCGCAACGCCACCATCCGCGCGCTGGCCACCGCCCGGCGCGTCCCGCGCGCCCTGCTGCCGCTGGTCGTACGCGCCGCGGAGGGCTCCACGGGGGTGCCCCTCGACCGGCCCGCCGACGCCGTCGACCCGGACGTGCTGAACGTCCCCATCCTGCTGTTCCACGGCCCGGACGACCTGATCGCCCCCTGGACGGCCTCCCGCTCCCTCGCCGCCCGCCGCGCCGACCTGATCACTCTTCAACCGGTCCCGCACGCACCGCACGCCGCGATGTGGAACGCCGATCCGCCGAGCTACGAAGAGGCCCTGCGGCGCTTCCTCACCCCGCTCATGTAG